The Cydia splendana unplaced genomic scaffold, ilCydSple1.2 scaffold_68_ctg1, whole genome shotgun sequence DNA segment AGCCGTTCTTGGTTGGAAATATCACAACGCGGCCTGCAAAATAATCCGCCACGATTTTTTGCAAGTATTCGGGCACGTTGTGGTATTTTAGAGCCGCCGTAATTGTTTCCCAGGGCAGGGTGTTGAAGGCGTTAGAGATGTCTAGTGACACAGACATCACAACCCCACCCTGAGAGACCTCCTCCTCGGCTAAGTCCCTTACTCGGGCAATCGCGTCCAGCGTCGAGCGCGGTGGGCGGAATCCATATTGGCAGTCGCTCAGACCCGGCTGCAAGCCCCTGACGAGACGAGTTCCGATTATACGCTCAAAGAGCTTACTCGTCTCGTCGAGCAACACTATTGGGCGGTAGGCCGATGGCTGATCAGGTGGGCGCCCATCCTTCCGGAGCAGTACCAACTTGCCTGTTTTCCACCTATCGGGGAACCGCCCTTGAGTCAGACAAGAGGTGAAGAGGCCTCTGACTCCTTCTTCCAGCTCGCCGACTGCTACCACCAAAGCACGTCCAGGTATGCCGTCTGGTCCGGGAGCTGTCTTTTTCGACCGGAGTTTTCGGACGGCAACATTGAGCTCAACCTCCGTTATTGGTGGGACCTCTCCCGCTACGTCTGGTGGTCCTATGTTGGGCGCCATAGCTGGCGGCACAAATTCGCCCCTCTCTGGAAACAGAGTACTGACTACTAGCTCCAGGAGGTCCGGCTGGAGACTGCTGGTCAGTGGGGGCGTCCAAGGTCGGAGCTTTTTCCTAACAACTCGATACGGCCTGCCTCTGCTCTCGAGCCACCTCTTTGGCTTTCGCAATGGCCTTCTGCAGAGTTgagtagagatgggtaactacccgggtaaatacccgagagcgggtatttacccggtaaatacccgatatttacctacccgcgggtaaatacgcgggtgttttcgtttttcttctaaatttgatgtgtttaatggtatgtgagtataaataagattaatttaagtatttttttataatgttacataaaatgtatgttcaaactaattacggaAAGGtggctatgaggtgaagttcgattttaacatatcagtacaattatgaaaatcgtgtaaaatcattccccggcttccggaaatgttttaaaacgcttttaatatacattagaaagatgaaaataaagactacttataaatgataataaaaaaaattgtgcagtatcacaacttgggaagctcataagtcaaatacagttagttttaggagaaaaatgtatataaccttttttgtataaaattatgtctactttagtttgtacatacaacacttttcgatattaatgacagaatccaagaaatatgaaaaagttcacttttacccccctccccccaaccacaccccccgccgaccgaagatggaatgtgtattatcaacgtataagtacgataatttactcaaatctaaaaaaaatactcttatgacggccttttttttttatatttatcaaaattgcactaaaaattccttagttacaactgcaggtTTAAGGTTTAGCtgctaaaccatttcattttaaatgacacacaataattacaaccattaactcggtttatatctccactttaacacaaatcgacatgtgcaacaaaaattgaatctacccgtccatttgggtagatacgggtaaataccgggtagatgggtatttaccgggtatttacctgggtgggtaaattgggtaaatacccgcgacccatctctagttTTATGTGTAATGTGATTGGCGTGTGTGTCGTGAAGTATGTAGGCTGGCTTTATCCGGTCTACAGATACTGTCACAGACTTACCATTTACGAGCAAAGTGAACACCTTTGGACCTCTCTGAAGAACCTCATAGGGACCCGTGTACGCTGGTTTCAACGACTTGCACAGAGTATCGTCTCTTAGAAACACATGCGAAGACGTTGGTAAATAAATGTACGACGCTGACCTACGTGACGGGAAGCTGGTGTCGGGCGCAAGTTTCTCGTGAACGTGCGAAGCCGAGACAAGTAGTCCGTCACATCAGGAAATGGATCAGCACCTGGGTTGAAAAACTCACCAGGCATTCGCAGGGGCTGTCCGTAGACGAGCTCCACAGAAGAGGCTTGGAGGTCTTCCTTGAAGGAGTTTCTTACGCCTAACAACACCAGTGGGAGCGATTCAACCCAGGTGGTGCCGGCGTGACACGTAATGGCGGCCTTCAGCTGGCGGTGGAGCCGCTCCACCATGCCATTACACGCAGGATGATAAGCGGTGGTACGCTTGTGTACAAACCCTACCAGTTCAGAGAGCTTCTTAAAAAGTGCAGACTCGAACTGGCGTCCTCTGTCAGTGACGACATCCACCGGGCACCCGAAGCGAGCTATCCAGCCATGCAGCAGAGCCTGTGCGACGGTATCGGCGGTCATGTCCTGTATCGGGATTGCCTCAGGCCACCTCGTAAAACGGTCAATGGCGGTGAGGCAGTACTTAAAACCTTGACAAAGTGGAAGCGGTCCGATCAGGTCGATATGGATATTCAGGAACCTGCCCTTGGGGACGTCAAATGATGACAGTGGAGTGGAGACGTGTCGAGTGACCTTCGAACGCTGGCAAGCCAGACAGTTCCGAGTCCATTCACGACAGTCTCTCCTGACCCCGGGCCAGACATACCTGTCAGCCACGAGCTTCGCAGATGCATTTGCTCCTGGGTGACTAAATGAATGCAGGCTTTCAAAGACCTGACGCCTCAACTCTGCTGGAACGTACGGTCTAGCAGTTGAGGAATTGCCACTTTCATCGCAGTACAGCTCAGCATTTGTCCCAGGCACTTGGACTTTCGTCAGGTGCAGCGAGTTATCACCACCCAGCAGCTGCTCCAACTCCGGGTCGTTGTCTTGAGCTGCAGCTAGCCTGTTCACATCCACCGGTGGTGTGATCTCCTCGACCCTAGGGAGAGTATCTGCTACGACATTGTCCTTACCTGAGATGTGCCTGATGTCCGTGCTGAACTGCGATATGAAGTCCAGGTGACGGAATTGCCTGGGCGAGCAATTCTCCTTGCGAGAATGGAACGCAAAGCATAACGGCTTATGGTCTGTGTAGATGGTGAAGTCGCGGGCTTCGACCATGTGCCGGAAATACTTTATCGCCTCATAAATCGCAAGGAGTTCGCGATCGTAAGGCGAGTACTTCTGCTGAGCAGAACTCAGCTTGCGCGAGAAGAAGGCTAGCGGTTCCCAGCCCTTCTCCTCGTTGAACTGCTGTACAACCGCGCCCATAGCCACATCGGATGCATCTGTGACTATGCAGAGCTTTGCCTGTGCATCTGGATGAGCCAAAAGTGCAGCCTGGCTCAAGTCCTGCTTGCAGCGATCGAATGCTTCCTGCTCTGCCGATGTAAAGTGGACTGGGTGCGAAGCTTTCACCGAACCCACCAAGAGAGCGTTCAGATGAGCTTGATTCTGGGCAGCACCGGGTACGAACCTGCGATAAAAGTTCAACATACCCAGAAAACGCCTGAGCTCCCGCACCTTCTTGGGCGGTGGGAAGTCCTTGATTGCGTCGACCTTGGCAGGGAGGGGCTTGGTGCCCTCAGCAGAGATACGGTAACCTAAGAATGTCACCTCTGCAGCTCCGAAGACGCACTTGGCAGTGTTTATCACCATTCCATAATCCTGCAACCTGGTGAACAGCTGACGAAGATGGCCTTCATGGGTCTTCTCGTCCTTCGAGAAGACTAAGAAGTCGTCCAGATAGCTGTAACAGAAGTCAAGTCCCCGCAACATCTCATCCACGAAACGCTGAAACGTCTGTCCGGCATTTCGAAGCCCGAACGTCATGAACGGGAATTCGAAAAGACCGAACGGCGTTGTTATGGCGGTTTTCGGGATGTCCTCAGGGTTGACGGGGATCTGGTTATAGGCCTTAACAAGGTCAATGGTTGAAAACACGCGGCAGCCTGTGATACTCTGCGTAAAATCCTGGATATGGCGGATAGGATACCTATCAGGTACTGTCCGCGCGTTGAGCATCCTGTAATCGCCGCAGGGTCTCCAACCATTGTCCTTTTTAGGGGCCAAATGCAGGGGAGAAGCCCATGAGGACTCGGAGGGTCTGGCTATGCCACTAGCGAGCATAGAAGAAAACTCCTCCTTAGCGATCTTCAACTTGTCAGGAGCTAACCTACGAGGTGCACTGTACACCGGGGGTCCAGGTGTAGTCCGGATATGGTGTAGTGTATTGTGTTTCGTTGTGCGATGTATGCCAGATGGGCGTGTGATGTCGGGATATTCCCGTAGTATTGCGTGGTAAACAGACTCACCAGTTACAACTTTGATTGAGGCAATGTCGTCAGACGGTCGGGCAGGCAAACCCGCGGTCGAAAGTAGTGTATTGCCATCCATGAGTCGATGTTCCCTGCAATTGACAATAAGATTGTAGTGAATTAAAAAATCTACACCTATTATCGCCCTTGTTACATCTGCAGCAACAAATCGCCAGACAAAGTCGCGGCGCAAACCTATGCTAAGCACTAGATGCACGTAACCGTACGTGTTTATCATAGTGCCGTTAGCGGCGCACAAGTTATAGTTCGTTGGCGGCCTACGTTCTTTTAAAACACTACGCGGAAAAACACACAAATCACTACCTGTGTCCACGAGGAATGTGATTTTTGACCTGGAGTCCATGATGAATAAGCGACCTTTGCTAGGGCAGCCGCTCGCCGCCATCACCGACTGCCCGATGCATTTCCCGACTGGTAATCACAAGGCTTGATGTACCGCTTAGCCTGCTCTCCGAACTTGTGATGGTACCAGCAGGTGGGGAACTTCCGGTAGTTGGAGTTGGACCTCTTGGACGCTGAACGCTGCCTGGTGTGACTCGACAACCTTCCTCTGGGCCGGGACATTCTACCGACCTTAGCATCCAGCGCCTGCATCCGCCTGCTCAGTTCCGCAATCTGCAGCATCAGGGGTTGCTGCAAATCTGCTGCTGCCACCTGCGGGGCGGACGTGACGACGTCATGAAGGCGATCGGCGAGCTCCGCCAAGTCCTCCAGAGATGATTTAAGTTGCGACGCGACAATATCCTGCGTCCGCTTCGGTAGCCGGTTGTACCAGATGGACCGCAGGAAGTCGTCGGGTAGCCCAGGTCCTGCCAGGTTCTGAAGGTGCCGAAGAAACTGTGAAGGCTTCCTATCTCCTAACTCCTCAAGGTTCAGGACCTGCTGTACCTTCCTCTCCCGTGACGCAGAAAGGCGCTTAATCAGCTCCGACTTAAGTTTGCCGTACTTGTCATCTTCTGGTGGTGACGTAATAATATCTTCAACCTCCGCCGCATATTGAGGTTCAAGTTGCGCCATGGCATAATAAAATTTGGTCTCATCAGTCGTTAATCGGGATAATCGAAATTGTCCTTCCAGCTGCGCAAACCATAGCGCGGGTTTGTCCGGATAAAACGGTGGCACCTTGACGCCAACCCGAAATGACTCGGCCGTTAAGTGCTCGGCGCCATTTTGTAACGGTACTCCTTTGTCATCAGTGCCGTTTTCGCCTCCCATTCTGGGGTGTTTAGCAGGGGGTCACCAATGTGGTATGCGTATTAACGCAGTATATCTCTGGTCTATCCACTTACTTGGTCTAGGTGCTAGCTTCGGGCGTAGAAAGCAAACAAGCAGTATGTTTTGTAGCTTTATTCTTGAGCACACACATGCATAAGCGAAAGCACAGAGTAGATATTTACAGAAGGAGAAATGGTAAAGCGATAGGCACTTAAAACTATTAGGCGCGAGCAAAATGCAATGGAATGCGATTGCAGTGCAAATGCGCGGCGCAACGACATGCACTTCGCGTCAAAGCGGCTGATGGACTGACTCGCGTAGCCGCGAGAGAATGCGCGGGCGCAGAGCGGCCGGCGGAGAACCGGTATGGCCGTGACGTATGCAGTCGCTGCGCGCTAAACTATCTACTAATAACAAGGGATCTGTTTGTCCGCTTGAACATACAAAACATGTAACATTAACATTTGCTATTTGATTTTATTGTACATAGTTCATTGTTTATATTAATTCATTTGTTGCAATAACTTAaatcaatttatataaaaaggttaaattcatgaaatactaattaacaattaaaattactgtaaataattattaactgaattagaatataaaataaattcattgTATATAACATTAAATGATTcggaataaataattaattgcattggaaataaataataaaattaatttaatttaattgtaaaaagataaaattgtaaaaacataaaactgtaaaatgtaaaagtgtatgaacataaaatcaataataaatacataaaacattCGGCATGACGCCCACACACTCGCGCGATTTGTGTCCGGGTTCCCCACAACGATAACAGAGGTTGCTCCGGTCGACCCCCTTGTCGCACTTGGCACCAACGTGGCCCGTCTCCAGACAACGGTAACACCTAAGGGGTTTAGCGTCCAAAAGTATTACGCGCGCCGAAATCCAACCTACTTTGAGCCGACCCGCATCCAcaacttttgtggcagcagccACAGGGCAGCTCAACCAGAGCGACCCAGAGCCATTGTGGCTACGCGCAATCACACCGGACTTGACGGCCTCAACAGCGCAGTTCCCGAGCTTAGCCACGGCCGCTACGACTTCTTCAGCGATCGCTGAATCATCCAGTCCCGTGACACGGATGTCAGCACATTTCACGGGTCGTTGGATGTGGACCACATTAGGGTCGAGAACCTCCCGCAGTTTCTCAGCTAGAGCATCCGCCGCGATTTCCGCTTCTTTCGTGTCCGGAGGAAGCTCCAGCATTCGAGCTCCAGTAGCTACTGTTCGGAAGCGAACAGCGGAAATCCCGAGATCCTCCAGGTTTATGCGTTTCTTGGCTTCAGCCAAAACCGTCTCATATTTAGCTCCAGCTTCCACAGCTTCCGGCTTCAATGTGAGAGTGACTGCAGTGCGCGGAGGCCTGAGTTTTCTTTTATGTGCTGACTTAGGCGCGTGCGTTTTGGACGTTTTCGCAGCTGTTGGTTTCTTGACCGCCTTTTTGGCCTTCTTGCCCAACGCGTCTTTCCAGTTTTCACGCAGAGGTGCCGCAGCAGGCGTTGGTGTTTCCTGGGGTAGCTCTCTAGCTGTGGCCGCTTCGTTAGCAGCAAGAGTAGTTTTCTTGTGCCTTGGTTTCGGTTTGGCTCCCTGTTTACTGCCTGAAGAGGCAGGGGAAGCAACCGCCACCGTTCCCGCTATAGAATCAGGCTGGGTGCCTGTTGTGAGTTCAGTGCACGTGTCTTGTCCAGTCGGTCCGGAGTGGAGAGACGTAGCTCGCTCCGCACGCCGGTCGTGGGCCAAGGGTGGCCGCATAGTTTGGGCTGGCAGCAGCCTGCCCTCTAGCCCCAAGGCTCCTAGCCTCGCATCCAGCATCAGTCCTATCTGGGCCGTCATAGTTCGCATCATATTTTCTTCCATGCTAGAAACCTTTGCAGCACCCTTGCGGGAGGTACTGGCCGGCTGTGTATTTTCTTTTGGCTGAGACGGAACTGGGGACGTTCGCCTGAACTGGTCCCGAAAGTCCGCTCTCAGCTGGGTCATCTCTGATTTAAGCTCAGTCAACTGAGCTCGCAGGGCGTCGTTTTGTGCCTGCAGTCGCCTTGTTTCTTCCGTAGAAGTGCGCTCTAAAAGGCAATCGACTGTTTCTTTTATAGATGCGGTGGCGTCCTTTAATGCCTTCACGAAGGTGCCTTTTAGATGGCCGGAGTTTTTGGCAACATGTGATATTCCATCCAGGCTCTTGTGTACGCGCTGAGAGAGCGCAGCCGCACAAAGGTTATCCTGCGCACCGGGCAGAACGGACGAACTTAAGCCGCCAGTCTGGCTCCGAGTAGAAATTGGCACCCGTATACCAGCCACCTCCTCTTCTGCCCTTAACCTCATTTCCTCCCTTTTGGCGCGGTGTAAGTCTTCCTTGGCCATGGCAGGGTCAACGTAATGTCCGGTGGAGGGAGGCCGACCGCGACCTCGCTTTGATACGGACTGAGACCTCTTCTTGGTGGCTCAAGTTCAAGTTCAAGTTTCAAGTTTCTTTATTTGGCCAAGTAACAAAAGAACGTTACATCTAGCAAGTCAAATACAGGGcattgctaaaactaatcatGCAATGTCTTAATAGGTAGATAAAATTatacaaatcaaaatttattattaacataGTAAATGATCAAATAGGTAAGGTCAATTTCATAGTGTAAATAAAGCATGCttagaattattttatataagaaagtcattatttttcattttatctgTAAATTCATTGATTGAGTAAAATGGGTTACATTGAAAGAAACgtttaagtttacttttaaattctATATATGTTAAATTCGTTATTTGTAAAGGCAATAGGTTGTAAAGGGTAACTTTTAGGGAGATACCTtgcttaaatgtttttattagctTTGTCGTAGGAACGCACAGCTTATCCTTATTACGCGTGTTATATGTATGAATGTCCTTCCGTgatttaaaatcatttttacttctatggatttctaacaggctattaaatataaataatgaaattactGTCATAATTCGACTTGTTATAAAGAATTCTCTGGCTGAAGTGCCTTTGCGTAAACTAAATATGGTTCTTATAGCTCGTTTTTGTGATATAAGAATTCTTTGTACTCCAACAGCATTGCCCCAAGTAGTTACGGCATAATTTAGATGAGCGTGAACAAGTGCGTAGTAAGCCGATATAAGTGTCTTACGATTTATTAAGGGCCTCAGTTTTAATAGTGCGTAATTTCCAGAagcaattttattacaaattttgtCAATGTGAAATGAGtggtttattttattgtcaatgtgatatcCTAGAAATATTGTGTTAGTTACATTTGTTAATCCTATGTCACTAGTATTTATGctgtcaattttatttttattttggtatGTCAATATTGTAGTTTTGTTAGAGTTTAAAATAATTCCGTTAGCATTAAACCATTTTCCAAGCGTTATCATGATACTCTTAATTTTCTGTTCCAGATTAACTAGGTCTGTATCTTTTAAGCCCACATGTGTATCGTCTGCAAATAGGGTAACCATAGCGTAATTAGGTATGCACTCAGGTAGatcatttacataaattaagaataaaattGGGCCCAAGATAGACCCTTGCGGTACACCAACATTGACATTGATTTCACGCGAACATGTTCCATTAATGTATACTTTTTGACTTCTGTTATTAAGATAGCTTTTTATTAAATCTAGTTCTTGTTGTTTGAATCCATAGTACTCTAATTTATATAAGAGTACATCATGGCGGATACAGTCAAACGCTTTTGACAGATCGCAAAAAATACTAGAGCAGTTTTGCGATCTGTCCAAGGCTGTGAGCACGAAATCGATAACTTTGCGTAATACCATTCCTGTTGACTTCCCCTTCTGAAAGCCAAATTGGTTCGAATTAAACAAACTGTGACGTTCAAAATATtgagttattttgtttttgattaTAGACTCGAATATTTTAGATAAAGCTGGAAGTATGCAAACAGGCCTATAATTGTTAGGGTCTTCTATTTCCCCTTTTTTGTGAACTGGAATCACCTTCCCTATCTTGAGACATTGTGGAAAAACTCCCTGCGTTAAACAACTATTAACTGTAGTAAGTAGGATTTCTAGTAAGTAACTGTTTTCTAAAAATACCTTTTTGATAAAACAAGAATctaaattataaatatccttGGAACGCTTGtccttcaatttttttattgtcttTACTAATTCAACTCTGTCAATTGGAAcaaatttgatttgtgtatttgGACGTTCAACCTTACCTAAAAAGTCCATATATGTT contains these protein-coding regions:
- the LOC134805832 gene encoding uncharacterized protein LOC134805832; this translates as MAKEDLHRAKREEMRLRAEEEVAGIRVPISTRSQTGGLSSSVLPGAQDNLCAAALSQRVHKSLDGISHVAKNSGHLKGTFVKALKDATASIKETVDCLLERTSTEETRRLQAQNDALRAQLTELKSEMTQLRADFRDQFRRTSPVPSQPKENTQPASTSRKGAAKVSSMEENMMRTMTAQIGLMLDARLGALGLEGRLLPAQTMRPPLAHDRRAERATSLHSGPTGQDTCTELTTGTQPDSIAGTVAVASPASSGSKQGAKPKPRHKKTTLAANEAATARELPQETPTPAAAPLRENWKDALGKKAKKAVKKPTAAKTSKTHAPKSAHKRKLRPPRTAVTLTLKPEAVEAGAKYETVLAEAKKRINLEDLGISAVRFRTVATGARMLELPPDTKEAEIAADALAEKLREVLDPNVVHIQRPVKCADIRVTGLDDSAIAEEVVAAVAKLGNCAVEAVKSGVIARSHNGSGSLWLSCPVAAATKVVDAGRLKVGWISARVILLDAKPLRCYRCLETGHVGAKCDKGVDRSNLCYRCGEPGHKSRECVGVMPNVLCIYY